One Dromiciops gliroides isolate mDroGli1 chromosome 3, mDroGli1.pri, whole genome shotgun sequence DNA segment encodes these proteins:
- the CSTB gene encoding cystatin-B: MLCGGLTDTQPATAETQQIADQVKAELEEKENRKFPIFKTMEFKSQLVAGTNYFIKVHVGDEEFIHLRVFKSLPHENKPLSLTRYQTKKTKTDEVVYF; encoded by the exons ATGCTGTGTGGAGGACTCACGGACACCCAACCGGCCACGGCCGAAACGCAGCAGATCGCGGACCAG GTAAAGGCAGAgcttgaagagaaagaaaataggaagttTCCAATCTTTAAGACCATGGAATTTAAAAGTCAATTGGTTGCTGGAACAAACTACTTTATTAAG GTTCATGTTGGTGATGAGGAATTTATACATCTTCGAGTATTTAAAAGTCTCCCTCATGAAAACAAGCCATTGTCTCTAACCAGATATCAAACCAAGAAAACCAAGACTGATGAAGTGGTCTATTTTTAA